In a genomic window of Sardina pilchardus chromosome 20, fSarPil1.1, whole genome shotgun sequence:
- the LOC134068126 gene encoding interferon alpha-inducible protein 27-like protein 2A, which produces MGLLTALAVVAGAGGAVVAAPLVIAGVGFTAGGIAAGSWAAAAMSVTATANGGAVAAGSMVAILQSIGVVGLSTGATAAVGATGGTLAGITAAVLI; this is translated from the exons ATGGGACTGT TGACAGCTTTAGCAGTTGTTGCGGGAGCAG GCGGTGCTGTGGTTGCGGCACCGCTTGTCATCGCGGGGGTCGGTTTCACAGCCGGTGGAATAGCAGCGGGGTCCTGGGCAGCAGCAGCTATGTCAGTTACAGCAACGGCTAACGGAGGAGCTGTGGCAGCCGGTTCCATGGTGGCTATCTTACAGTCCATAG GTGTTGTTGGCCTTTCTACAGGGGCCACAGCAGCAGTGGGGGCTACCGGTGGGACACTGGCCGGCATCACTGCAGCCGTTCTGATTTGA
- the LOC134068152 gene encoding interferon alpha-inducible protein 27-like protein 2A, with protein sequence MGLLTALGFVAAGAAGAGGAVVAAPLVLAGVGFTAGGIAVGSLASGMMSAAAMANGGAVASGTLVALLQPAVAGLSTGAAAAVANTSGALAGLIAAVLI encoded by the exons ATGGGACTGT TGACAGCTTTAGGATTTGTTGCGGCGGGAGCGGCGGGAGCAG GCGGTGCTGTGGTTGCGGCACCGCTTGTCCTCGCGGGGGTCGGTTTCACAGCCGGTGGAATAGCAGTGGGGTCCTTGGCATCAGGTATGATGTCAGCTGCAGCAATGGCTAACGGAGGAGCTGTGGCATCCGGTACCCTGGTGGCTTTGTTACAGCCTGCAG TTGCTGGCCTTTCTACAGGGGCCGCAGCAGCAGTGGCGAATACCAGTGGGGCACTGGCCGGCCTCATTGCGGCCGTTCTGATTTGA
- the LOC134067557 gene encoding interferon alpha-inducible protein 27-like protein 2A: MGLLTIAAVAAGAGGAMVAAPLVLAGVGFTAGGIVAGSYAAGLMSTAAVANGGAVATGSLVALLQSAGVLGLSGGTTAAVAGAGGTLGWLAATAVALI; this comes from the exons ATGGGTCTCC TCACAATCGCCGCTGTCGCCGCCGGAGCAG GCGGCGCTATGGTTGCTGCACCGTTGGTCCTTGCGGGGGTCGGCTTCACAGCCGGTGGAATAGTGGCGGGGTCCTATGCAGCAGGTCTGATGTCGACCGCAGCAGTGGCCAACGGAGGAGCTGTGGCAACCGGTTCACTGGTGGCTTTGTTACAGTCCGCAG GTGTTCTTGGCCTTTCAGGAGGGACTACGGCAGCAGTGGCAGGTGCTGGTGGGACACTGGGCTGGCTTGCTGCCACTGCCGTCGCTCTGATTTGA